Below is a genomic region from Medicago truncatula cultivar Jemalong A17 chromosome 3, MtrunA17r5.0-ANR, whole genome shotgun sequence.
GAAGATTCCACTGCTCAAATTTATATCCAATTGTTTGCAACAAATTGCTTCGATGAAGCAAACCTACATCAATGGTTGTCTTTAATTCTACAACTCTTTCCGAAACCTGGCAATTTCATAATGggaaataattatttatttgtgtaATATCCACATTCATACTATATAGCTATCAGTTGAGCTCAATTGCAGATAATATTTTGTCTACCTCTGTCATCATCTCAAATTGTTTACTCAAGTCATCCGAGAAGGGATAACGATTTGCTCCAAAAGCATcacaaattttgttaattttacttttaactCTCTCTCCCgagtaaaatataataaatacatttttatgaACCTGTAAAAGGTAGAAGATTAAGAAAGTATTAGTGACTGATGAGCATAGAAGACTAACTAATTGGAACGAAAGTAATTAATTAGAGACTTTAGAATGAGTAACCTTCTCTCCCGACAAAGGATCTAGAACATGATGTTCAACCACAGCCTGCTTCAGAAAAACATTTCCTCTAGTAGCACGAAATAGAATTCTTTCAAAAGGAATTGATTTTTCCCTAGTAACAAGACCGGTTATAAACCCCAATTTTATCTGCTTTACTGGATATGCTGTCGTCTCCTACAAGTCATAAAATTTCTAAGCATCATCAATAAATGACATTATGAATATAAACTACAAAGTTGTAGGGTATACTTGTTCCATTAATAATGGACAGTCAATAGACCCTTCAACAGATGGTTGTTGAACTTCAAGCTCTCTCTGGCGAGTTGCTGCACTAATTTGTGCCGAAGAGAAAAACTCCCCAACCTAAAATGGTAAAAACAAATAAGGAATTATAAACTTGAATCTAATTGTCTTCTCTAAACACAAACAATTAAATATCAACAGCTTGGTGATGGTTTAGGTGAACTTTAAAAACTATACCTTCTCTAAAACAAGCTTGTACTCTATAAGTTCATTATAAGTGTGCTGCAACTTCTCATTGTTTGAATTAATCTCAATTAGCTCGGCTTCAAGTTCTGCTAGTTTAACCTATATCCATGAAGAAAAATTGTGTTACATGGCAATGCTCTCTTAAATGTACGGTAGAAAagatatgaaaattttaaaaacaccTGACAACCTCCAATTTTTCTAGATCAATAGAACCATCTCTTGTTGACCATGTTGACGGAGATATATTTGCCTTTTTCATTTGCTCCTTAAATAAACGCAACTTACGCGACATTTCCCCACATCTTTTAACCTATTTGATAAAACCGTAAGCTTTCCAATCTGGTCTAGTAAATCAGTTGTGTAAAATGTCTCATAATAAAAATGTTAGCAGAATTAGATTTCATGATAATGATAGATCTTGGTCAAATTTccaaatgaaaatcaaaagaaGCATTTAATTGTTTTGGAGTTCAATACACAATCATTTGAAATTGAAGAGTCTCAACCTTTTTAAATGCATACATAGATGTTATAGGTACCTGTGAAGCGTAGGTCTGTTGGAATGGGCTTTTATCTTCATTAAGCTGAAGAATTGATTTAAACAAGATTTATCAATGTAGTATATAAATAATGCTAATTCAGATAGATGAAGAACATCTCAACATTATGGAAAATGTAGTCCGAAGCGTCATAAAGAATACAAAGTGAGAAGGACAAAGATTGGTAATTAAAGGATTCATACATCTTTGAATTGAAAAAGGCCGAGATCGCCAAGGTAAGAGATGGATCGCTGAGCTGATTCAATTGGAATGATCAATTGAACAAGTTGCATAGGTTCTGATCGCAAAAGATCCATTGTGGGAGAATAATAACGTTAACTTTgcatttggattttaaaattggAATGAATAAGGGAAGAATGCATGGCCTGAATATGCTATTATCAAACTCAAATCATGCCACTACTTCCATCTTGCGGCataaaatgtttctttttccTACGAATGCTCACAAACACATTTTTTACAAGTTTaacaatagttttttatttttgctcaagtttttttattttattttatttaattcataGTTTATAACCAATAATTCTCAGATgcattttttgaaggaattaatGCTCACATGCTTAATTCACCccacattatttaaaaaaaataaaaaattacacatgattGAAGAATTGTATTCTTGGGgggaaaaaaatgtgtttttgttcGGAAGTAAACATTCaaacgaagaaaaaaatgtgCTTTTTATATgtgaaaaaataacacataAGGGGTGAAAAATGTTGCTCCCCGTCACTTATTTGCAATCCTTATCCATAATATCCAAAATGTGATAAGAAATTACGATATCTTAGAAAGCAAACTTTTAGACAATGGCTTTATTACACAAATGTTTTAGCTCAATATACATGTGTAGATTCAAATAACTTTGGTTAGAAAACTTCTCTAGTTTAATGATTAAGGACCCTCCATGATATGCCATGTgctattttatttgtaaaatctTAGCCTTGTAAACGTAAGGGAAAACGTTCAAATTTTCTAAGTGGCGATTCTAAAATGTTTAAGGtaaatgttaaccagtgtccTCGGACACTTGGTTAAGGagttataaaaagaaattttgtgtCGGAAATTATGTATTCTACTTCttgaaagttaaaaaagagttcttttcaatgcaaaacttgacttttctttctacttttggTTCCTTAACCCGTGCTTccgagacactcgttaacaagacccaatgTTTAATAGTGtcacttttaattaataaaaaaaatctcgttttcttttaaaaaaaatgtttaaggtCCATAAGTTGAGTTAAACGTTGTAGGAGTAAAGCCAAAAGATTCAATTTGTTTAAAAGATTTACCTTCGTATTTTACATTGTAAGATTAAATTCTATTGAATTTTACAAGAGACTTACATGTTAATGACATTTCTTTTTAAGCCTACACGCATGTTGAGTCGGTCATGTTCATAAGAGACGTATTTTGAGAGAAATCAATCGATGAAAAATATTACATGGTAAAATTGGGTGCATCCTTTTACGCTAAAGTTTTTCTAAATACCCCATGGCCTCAACAATTAATATCTTATAAATTGCTTGCTGATGTGTTGTTAGGTATGTCAATTTTTATATGGGTAGGATCCCTTTGATGgccatgatatatatattatattttgttgcaATTTTCCTTTTGATGCATGTATGAGATAGGATAAATTATGTCCTTTGTTAATCTTATTAtgttactctctctctcttattaTGAACCTTGAAAACATATTCAAAATCGGACTCTAACAAATTTTAGTAAAATAGtagattttgtaaaataaaaaaggaaaatgtgtaataattttttagaaaatggtaAGGTTTCCCCTCTTGAATTTTCTTGGGAGGTTTGCATTAGATGCACCTAAAATGATTTAtcaaagttattttattttgaagtgtATCTTTAACTTTCTTTAAAtgtaaaattcattttaaaatattataaccaattttaactaataaaatcatgtttaatttttcGAGCCATTAAAATTAAGAAAGGGTCGACctaaaattttaacataatatgCTAATTTCAGTGGGTATGAGTGACAAAAAACAGCATCTTAAAATTTTAAcgatattaattaattttcttttcagaaaaaaatgatagtgattaatttaaattttgttgaaagaaaatttaaattatttaaatgtaaagtataattgaaatatgtgaagatattatattaaaaaactgaaaataaaagaTGCTGTAGGTATTTAGAAAAGTATTCGTATTTCaatatttacaatattaaatATTGACAACAGAAAAgccaaagaaaataaataaataagtaaataaataagcatactaaataattagttaatttgtagtttcttaaaaatatttacaaatttttaaatgaaaatattaataattaatttttttgtatatctgcaacaaaagaaaaagattttttttttaaatcctttTGTGGGTTTACTAGCTTATGCATATTCATTATCTTATTTAGCAATTGTTTAATTCTTTTCAATATCAAtaagtgtttgtttggtttggcttttagAAAGTAAAAAAGCATTTTTAGTTCTCCACGGTAAAAATTGGTTTCCATGATATTCGGTTTGACTTTTTAGAATTgctttcattggtcaaaaacactTCTCTTAAAGTTAGTAGTTTCTAATTTTCGAGTTGATCATAGTCAATTTTACAATGAACTATCATtaattttcttcactttcctcTTTAATTAGCATTCTAAagcaattttgatcaaaattattcAAACAACATTCGTTCTGTTTAATCAATAAGTATATATTAttgcatccaaacataaatcgaTATCAATCATGTTAAACTTAGTTATGATAAAATTATCAATTCTATACATCGGATCAATTCTATACACGGTAGAACCAAACACACAGTATTGAACCGATGATTTCTTAAACTAGCTTTACAATGTGTTTTCTTCTTTCCATTCTCTCGATGCATGTGGCAAACAGAAGTGACTAGACTTAAGCTACAATTATAGATTCAACTCCTTTTCTATCCCGTCCGCATATGTGTCCTCCAAAAAGTATAAAATCCAGTCAACTTCAATGCTCGGTTCATATTAATTGGTATAATCATGAAAACTGATCTTATTGCAGAAGATTCTAAGTAAAAGATTTAATACATTTAAATTCCCTGATATGGAATATAGTTAGGTTATGCAacattaattcaattttatttcaaaatgaattctatacaaaaaaaaaaaatcaagaggaATAGAAGGGTatgagaattgaaaaaagaggtTATGGatgaataaacaaataatacaAAAGAAAGAATGGGTGAAAGAGAAGGAGAGTGGGTATGTCTCAATCAAATGAAGGTTACGTAGCACATGCAATGCGCCAGTAATTACAAATGTAGGGAAATTTTCGGTAGAGTTTCTGATTCTTCCATATGCACTAAAACAAGCAATCTATGAATTGTGTATCATTAGCCCTATTGTATGCTATGTACCTTAACCTATATCATTGGGGGCAGTACATACTTATAGAAACATTATACATCACATATATTTACGCACATACTTTTAGAAGCATTTAACATTATGAACCAAAGAAAATCACTTTTCCAACTCATGGGTGTCTTTTCCAGTGGCtaattttattggtttttcAGAGAAGTAGTTGGTGTAAATGCTAGTTGCAATTCTCCATTTATGCGCATATGCAGAAGATATATTGAtgaaaagagaaggaaaaaggTATTGAAAGTGAGGTGATCAGCCATAACTATCCAGtggttttttactttgatttagAGACTGAACTTAACTGTTGAATTAGGTACCAATTGGAAATGCATGGAGACAAGCAAAAGAAAAGGATGGACCATCATCGTGTAAATAGTATAATAGTCTTTTTAATAAATCATGCAAactgataaaaagaaaaaagctttTAAAGTTCTAGCTGaaccaagaaaaaaaacaaaagaaacttaCACCTAGTTCAATCTGGGTTTGGCAAGCAAACAAATAGGCAGAAGAAAGCGGCATATCTAGTTAACTACCAATGCTTGGTTGGGTACCGGTAAAACTCAGTCcgaaatttgattttattttgaaataaattaaaataaatacattatgtATCATTGAATAATTGGATGATGAGTCCATACCCAACCAAATTCAATGAGTACCATTGTATTCACTTTTAAATTACTCTATATATGCGGCGAAAATTGCAAACGCAATATAAAATATCTCGAGGTCTTGGCAAAATATCAAAAATACTAAAATctaaaatgaaatcaaataatatGATCATCTCACACAACAAAACCTCTTAACATGCATGAAAATCTGAATTAACATTCCGTAACACAAAACAAATTACATCGTAATCCACTTTAATTTCATGCACCACCAgaatcattaatcatttttaaAGTTCATAACTTTTCCTTCTAGATACATAAGCTTATGTTACAATCAGAATCACTAGCACTAAAGTCCTAACAAGCTAGAGTCCGTGACAAAATGAAATGTGCAAGGATTAAACAAGACACGgttcaaattatatatgatTCAAATATAGATAGAGTAACAAACACATATTAATTAGGATGTTGGGGTTGGAAAAATTGTGTACCAGCTGCCATGAAAGCATTAAGCGGAGCTGAGTAAAGTGAAGGGTCGAAATGGATACCGCTGGTTGTAGCTGTAGTTGCTGTTGCAGCCATGAAATCAAGTTGTTGAGGTTGATGATGACCTCCACCAGAAGAACCTTCAATAGGTGCAATACTGGTGTAAAGATTTGGAGGACCTTGATCATAGAGAATTCCTTTGAAAACATGCCCTCCTATGTTCACAGCCGTTTGATACGCGCATTGCTCATGATCTGGACCGTCCAATGAACTCACCCTTACACACCTAAACGTTACTCCTGGAGAACTCACCTCTGGTGGGAATTGTCCCAACTCCAACCCTAAGTAGTCAagaaaattcaatcaaaaaagTAATTCATTCATCAAAAGCTACATATATTTGTCCTATATTAGTTTTTCGATCATTATAactataataaaacaaaaaagaaaaaaatagcaatATCTAAACCAATAAGTTGAGTTCGTCAGTTTTACTTAAAAACAGTGATGGAGAATGGAAAAGAAGATAGCGATCGAGGGACACAAAAAACAGTAACAAGTTATGATGGATGACCATGGATCCAATCCAAGTGGGGTTCCATATTCAAAATCATCGTATACTAGTTAAGGTCTAGTAATATAGAGGACTACATACATAGATCTCAATGCATTTTTTCATTAATGTATAGCTGAAAATTCTTCATGGACCTATATATACATCAATCATGAAGCAAAGAATGAGAGACTAAaagtatattatattaaaatctaATTAACTATTCATTTTGTAATTATTGAAAAACTATATCTTATCCTATATATTATGTATGCATAGCTAGCTAGGGtacaaaacattacattacattacataccTGTGGTAGGGATGGGTGGTTGAGGGAAAGGAAGAGAGGTTGCACCTTGATTAATTTCTGTGTGTCGTTTGTAATTGTCTACATGATCTCTACGACGAAACGGTAACGCAGAGAGATGTTGTTGTCGTTCACGGCGTTTAGCAGCGGGAACCCAAGTACTCTTAACATGTGTTTGACACTGAAACCCTCGACTTTTACAACAAGTTCTGCATCTTAGATGTATACAATCTTTCTTTGCTTGGTTACCACAGTCCTGACAATTCATTCCTCCACTACGCCTCATAATACCAAATCTTCTTTCACACTCATCAAACGAAGAATttctactactactactactactatgaCCCACTCCAAACGCATTGTAAATGTTCAAGCTTTGTTGTGGCCATATCTCTAACCCTTTGTTGTTATAGATCTCCTCGTTTCTTAACAATAATTCTTTATTACTATAATAAtctaatttatcttctttttgaCCTTCCTTTCTACCTAGACAAAATAACCCAGCCATTTGTCAACAATATTATGATCCATAGTAGAAACTTAAACCTATTTATGGATCGGTTTGATCAAATATATTGCTTAATAATTTTGAATCAAA
It encodes:
- the LOC25490247 gene encoding protein EXPRESSION OF TERPENOIDS 1; this translates as MAGLFCLGRKEGQKEDKLDYYSNKELLLRNEEIYNNKGLEIWPQQSLNIYNAFGVGHSSSSSSRNSSFDECERRFGIMRRSGGMNCQDCGNQAKKDCIHLRCRTCCKSRGFQCQTHVKSTWVPAAKRRERQQHLSALPFRRRDHVDNYKRHTEINQGATSLPFPQPPIPTTGLELGQFPPEVSSPGVTFRCVRVSSLDGPDHEQCAYQTAVNIGGHVFKGILYDQGPPNLYTSIAPIEGSSGGGHHQPQQLDFMAATATTATTSGIHFDPSLYSAPLNAFMAAGTQFFQPQHPN